Sequence from the Montipora foliosa isolate CH-2021 chromosome 12, ASM3666993v2, whole genome shotgun sequence genome:
GTAGATAAAGCTCTTCTTCCGTTGTTCAAAGCTGCTAAGAATGCATTCCCTGCAAAGACCCCCAAGAGAGAGAACAACAATGAGttttattgcgttcgaggtacgagaacgcaacccctaatttgtgttgggtgttttgttcattgttggatgtcctgtgcaattaataagggaagtttttttgagattgcattttcgtcgtcgacacacttttgcctcgctttgaggcgcttggttacattTTGCCTCAttttgacgaactaacgcacgtggcgATTCGTGGGTCCTCCACGCTCACTacaattttactttgtattaaGCATGGATCGTCACTGTCCTCGGAAAATGTGTGCGGCTACTGGCGCTTACATCTCAAAGGggatcaatcaatcaagtttATTGTCATACGTGAGGCATGGTTGCCCATTTGCCCGAGCCAGAGGCTCATGTTTAAAATTTAAGACTATAAAACTATCTATGAGTAAAACTatatgaaatatattaaaaatataatatatagatttagccaagcctaaaagcggaactCCCGGCttttttattcttactggctgtaggattagtgaaaataaaaggctttggaactgtccgccttttggttttcccggaaattgcttaattatgtcattttcttcgctgcctaactagtgaattccacggttaatttcacctgaaaaaccgactgatcgcatgaatcacgaagggatgagtgtgatatcggtttttccagcgaaatctataatgctttccaacggaacaaagagtagttggaaagcgtgttcgttacggttcgtagcattactatgattcaaggtattcacaatgtttctgaaataacaggggcacccgacgaatctgttcctcacattatctgttccccagaggaatcttgctggctggcaaaaatacaggtgtttcgatgagctggctgggaaattttgttattgatagaggttttgcctgggaattacagacttttttctagcatttcaacccgagctggctgtagaaactctgaaaactgaggacgactaaaaataaaaaaaaaataaaaaaaaataaaaaaaaaagaacccctccTCTCTCCCAGacagtagtcacaaacatacgacggctggtcagagtgattgcgcttgcggaaaaaaaacctgttttgtcccggttttgtcgctttttttcggtcgtttcggatcgcgggatttgaaagcgcgcggaattcctggctgggaaataaatttgatcagctggctgggaaaccaaccaattttatttagctggctgggaaatttcttgtgtgtcttgctgggaaaaaggaacagataatgttcccagcaacactgaaaaacacctgaaaatgccttaataacatttattttcattaactggggtataataatacattttacaacaaatttgtcgttgggtacccctgaaataaggcttcagatattttgaacaattgtttcgtattaaccttttgttcatgattatgtaactgcatatattatatgctaatcactttggtataaaaagtagaatttctagttttcactatctcgccttctggacagccaccaagaactgtaacctaactttatgttagttagaaaacttaaagctctaatcctcggagctgaaatgcgttgcattcgatcgaggaatacgttcccgggttttttcccactgggtttttaccccgggttttcgtatcgggcaacATATCAATGGTGTATTTTCTGTAGGTTTTTCCTAGTTCCTGttatgcgaattttttcacttatgtaacTGCCCCTGCACTTACGTTTTTTGACTAcggttatctatataatacatttcctgtagatagatacatttctatatacatttttcaggctattgtcaactatattcgcacttgcacattgatgttcatattttgtcaatatggtttcacaagTTCGTTCTCAGTGTAAGACTATTttggttaataaagcgctggtcctgtctgtccgaaggcaccatgcacgagtcacgcaccagattatgttgtaggtgttgtctagcgctggcgcgcggggttcgaagggtagtaatgaactgttgaattcaccagttaggcaattattttttcttgaatcgcaagagtttcaaaagaaaacaagcaaatcctcagcaagcgaacggaaaaggaaagaaaccatttcagagtcgactgtcaaaagccagcgaatagatatcacactaaaattagaaatcacagacgtactatagctcgtgatttgacagatcgtactttatttattccactttatctcttaaaatgagatcatttacattttgatgtacttcattgaaacacgccagcttggcttagaaccagaatcggctagaaaggacaaacttcaaacaagatctccaacaaattaccagtacgtgctctaaacaaacttctgaaaacacaagctggtgatatttctccttactttttacgagaactcattgcgattatgcgaacataagtgcaaaatcttcttgtcactgtcgaggcacatcaaaaaacaattaggcaagcggagtaaaaacttcttgttcgctcgcattttaaagccaaacaaaccagcaaaaggtcgattatttctgtccaaaaagagtacagatgatcgttatttaattgcagttaaaaataaaaattcgagtttcattcctgagcaaaggaaaaaacgactaaacaactttaactcatccgtagaaataacaaacggtttagtgtccaagaaaagaatttgtggagtaacttcttccaccaactttaagctatatattactggtgtaccgttttgtcgttctcgttctctttctctcttctttcgtttctgctcttctgtcataggccgtccaggcatcttgcacccttagtagattcaaaatttaaaatcttaacacataccaaaaactacaattcagagcaaaaagcagcccaaaacaaattaaaaataaacactcagctttaaggacgttcgcgcccaaaacgttcccacgtacagattttttttaaacttgccacgcagaaaggtaatgatctacttttgccaaaaaggcaaaaaaaatggggggtcaccgtgctcgttttcgagatcatgaggtgcatttttaaaagattgcgttactttaagacgatcttagcttacaactgtcagcaataagaaagctacatgagtgaaatttagatcaggtaaacgtactcagttcaacataaccaatataactaaattaacctttgcagctgatgtctttttctgaggtgaaatagaccttgaaaaacgatacacattagtctaagaaagaaaacttcggtcgcacgagagcataaaaggccaaatatttgtaacttctcacgtacagattttttttgttttttgttaaaatggacaaaatcaagaaaggaagtgatctacggaaagaaaaatgggggtcattgagcattcaagagagtaaaatcgctgcgaagttctcaaagcgattgtttattcgcactgtcacgccattgcgtgacatttccgagaagacctgggtccacagctatcccatgaggccacatactttcatgttcccttcttgtggaaattttttgcgtctttagcatcgtgtttacttgCGTGGTccacgatgcatgacgtgtgcgtgacatgtgcaaaaagatgcgcagtagcaatgggcgcgaacgtccttaagtttatatcgctccaatgcttgacttgaataactacgtagccaccagtgtgtcctgaccacagctatattatgttaaacctggactgaaaccagcgaaaaatgcaaaaaaaaaatattttccaaaccgtacctaaacactaaaagcatcgactgtcaagagctttgatGACGTAgcctggctgtgtagccgcgtcgagccacagaaagagcgcgaaaattaagcctcgatcaggtgtgtgtgagtatCTGACCTGGCtcgggcctgcgatccaatcaacaaccagtccctggtcagcggtcaacttcaaaaaaaacagctgacctcgataaggtctaacttgagcccgctatatagtcacgtgatactggtcagcggataccttgttttgacaggtgtcaattcaccataacattgatgtccttcactggcgaaaaatgtctgattggtcgaggccttgtcatgtgacttcaatacctcaaatcaaacatggctgccattccgTGTTTATTAGTTCACTTTTATTAGATCTCCGTCAACaaaaaaagaccctttttcaggccagtaaaacggacgaatgttgactgcatagtgcgtttctataccatcgagattctcttttaaccaaACAGGGccacgagggaaatttctttaaaaatttcaaggtcaacgcgagtctcggttgctagtgttcgagtggaaattcgtttgtggagcttaccagctaatggattaccatcttgattacaattcatgcgtttatcttttaaaaagtggaacaaaaaagataccactaaatttccaaatggtttctcttccaactaaatagttacacactgtttccgcggggtcCCGCAtcaacagaaaatgttaagattttcgcatttttttttaagttgttaaaattgccattcaagtggtccatagaggaaaatttgttaagaccgaggggaaaattaagaaatgtatttcagtcgttcaaaaatgaattttaaagtgaattgagcagtaataataaccaaaatcatacttaacatgtcatagcacctcatattgggtacactagaaggaaaccttttagttgcaattatattttgttatagttgttccaagcaaaatgccaattgtttgctttccttcaaattatagaaataaacatagatttaggttaactctgaatagccaaaacaacaatatttgattcaGAGAAGTCCAGCttactagcagggagaattttactgtaacaaaatattactacagctaataatacgctttcaccacattgtagtgggttaatgtgacaacaaaaatacttaatcaggaattgattttatcttccagcaataagacagcaggaggatataaaattaggtattttcaaagtttagaaaacttgttgaaggtgattcagtgccaccctccaaaacttttcacaaatttcacgctggcttactaagtacttccagtacaacaaattatctaaGGCCCTGTTTATACGTCGCATTTAATGACACGTATTTAATTGATGAATTTTTTTCGTCTGGGAGACGAAATTGAATGTCAGTTCATTTTAGACGTCGAATATAATTTTTGATGTCGTTTTGTGCCTGCATTGACTTTTATCAGCGGAGAAATTCCAAAAAAAACATGGTGGCGTTCAGAGAGGCAGTAATGCGAAAGATTGCTCTGGCGAGGCGAAGGCGTAGGAATTTGTCTTTTCAGATGGAAACACTTGTAGCAGTAAGACGAAAATTCAGGCTTCGACTGAGTAGCTTTATTATGTTTATTACTGCAGCAAgtgggagaagaagaggaacgTTTTCGTAGTATCCGAAGGTGTGAGAGAAATGCTGGGTGGTGGGAAATGGTGTGGTCAACTTATGACAATTCGAGATTCAAGAAAACCTTTCGTGTGACACGCCAAACGTTTTGCTATATACTAGAGAATATCAGGCAGGATATCACAAAGGATCAGCTGACTGAAATGCCAATTTCTCCGGAGTGCAGATTAGCAATATGTCTTTATCGGCTTGGGAGGGGTGATTACCTGTACACAATAGCAGAATTGTTTGGCGTTGGGCTAGCAACTATCCATGTCATTGTTAAGGAAGTCTGCGAGGCAATCGTTAAAAACTTATGGAAGAAGGCAGCGACAAATCATTTCCCAACTTCTGAACAGGATTTTACAGAAGTCATGGTAGACATGAACCAGCTTTGGCAATTTCCTTGATGTTGGGGAGCAATTGATGGTTGCCACATCCCAATTCGTGCCCACCTGGTGGAGAGGAAGCCTGCAAAGAGTACCAtaactttaaaaactttttctcaattgttatgATGGCCATTGTCGATGCTGCAGCAAGATTCATGTGGGTCAGCGTAGGTTTTCCAGGTAACTCACATGACTCGATTATTTTTCAGTCCACACAGCTATGGAGTGATATCATGGAAAAGAAAGTGATCCCCGAAATATCACAGAACATTCAAGGAACAGACATTTATCCTATGATTCTAGGGGATTCAGCTTTCCCTTTTCGTATTTGGTTGATGAAACCTTACTCCAATGCTGTTCTGAGTGCTGAACAGCACTATTTTAACTACCGCCTCAGCAGGGCAAGGATGGTATCAGAAAGGGCTTTTGGTCAGCTGAAGAGTCGATGGAGAGTTCTCTACCGTAAATCATCTTGGCAACCTGATGCCGTTAAATGCATTGCATTAGCATGTGTTGTTCTTCACAATGTTTGTATAGACATGAGTGATTCACTACCATCACAGTTAGATTTAACAGAGCATCCAGCACAACATGGGAGACGAAGCAGGAAGGAGGTCAGAGAACTGCTGATGATGAGAAACTGCACCATGAAGAAGGATAAATCACATCATGCAGAAGAGATAAGAAAAGCACTTCTCGACAAATTTTGGGAAGAGAAAGAAGAGCAGTAATCTGTCAGCACTAACTTTTCTGTTTTTGCTAGATTTTCAGAAGGAGCTAAAAAGTTACAGCATATAACTAATCAACTGTTCAACCTGAAAAGTGTCTTTGATTTGCTTTTAAATTTTTGCTGTTTGCCAAGTGGGGATTTTTTATTGGCAAGGGAGTTTGCTTGATATAGTTATGAAATAAAGGGAGCATTCTTCAATGAGGGGGTGGGACTCCCACTAAAAAGTATGCAACACATCATGATTGTCAACATGTTGTTACACTTGTTGAACCACTGAATTAAGCCATTTGAGTATAGGGCATTTTCAAGaagtaccataatactcttgTTTCCCTCCATAACTTTGCATAAGCAATGTTTTCAATATAACTTACAGCATCTGGTGAGAGTTTACAGCCcacgagaaattgaaaacaatgctcatgcaaaatat
This genomic interval carries:
- the LOC137980552 gene encoding uncharacterized protein gives rise to the protein MAIVDAAARFMWVSVGFPGNSHDSIIFQSTQLWSDIMEKKVIPEISQNIQGTDIYPMILGDSAFPFRIWLMKPYSNAVLSAEQHYFNYRLSRARMVSERAFGQLKSRWRVLYRKSSWQPDAVKCIALACVVLHNVCIDMSDSLPSQLDLTEHPAQHGRRSRKEVRELLMMRNCTMKKDKSHHAEEIRKALLDKFWEEKEEQ